The proteins below come from a single Streptococcus porcinus genomic window:
- the rpsL gene encoding 30S ribosomal protein S12, which translates to MPTINQLVRKPRKSKIEKSDSPALNIGYNSHKKVHTKMSAPQKRGVATRVGTMTPKKPNSALRKFARVRLSNLIEVTAYIPGIGHNLQEHSVVLIRGGRVKDLPGVRYHIVRGALDTAGVADRKQGRSKYGAKRPKG; encoded by the coding sequence ATGCCTACAATTAACCAGTTGGTACGTAAACCACGTAAATCTAAAATTGAAAAATCAGATTCACCAGCTTTGAACATTGGTTACAACAGTCATAAAAAAGTTCACACTAAAATGTCTGCCCCACAAAAACGTGGAGTTGCAACACGTGTTGGAACAATGACACCTAAAAAACCTAACTCAGCCCTTCGTAAATTCGCTCGTGTACGTTTGAGCAACCTTATCGAAGTGACAGCATACATCCCAGGTATTGGACACAACTTGCAAGAACACAGTGTTGTTCTTATTCGTGGTGGACGTGTAAAAGACCTTCCAGGGGTACGTTACCATATCGTTCGTGGTGCACTTGATACTGCAGGTGTTGCTGATCGTAAACAAGGCCGTTCTAAATACGGTGCTAAACGTCCAAAAGGATAA
- the fusA gene encoding elongation factor G, giving the protein MAREFSLAKTRNIGIMAHVDAGKTTTTERILYYTGKIHKIGETHEGASQMDWMEQEQERGITITSAATTAQWDGHRVNIIDTPGHVDFTIEVQRSLRVLDGAVTVLDAQSGVEPQTETVWRQATEYKVPRIVFANKMDKIGADFLYSVSTLHDRLQANAHPIQLPIGSEDDFSGIIDLIKMKAEIYTNDLGTDIREEEIPAEYVDQANEYREKLIEAVAETDEELMMKYLEGEEITNEELVEGIRKATINVEFFPVLCGSAFKNKGVQLMLDAVIDYLPSPLDIPAIKGVNPDTDEEETRPASDEEPFAALAFKIMTDPFVGRLTFFRVYSGILESGSYVMNTSKNKRERIGRILQMHANTRKEIEKVYAGDIAAAVGLKNTTTGDSLTDEKAKVILESIDVPEPVIQLMVEPKSKADQDKMGVALQKLAEEDPTFRVETNVETGETVIAGMGELHLDVLVDRMKREFKVEANVGAPQVSYRETFRASTQARGFFKRQSGGKGQFGDVWIEFTPNEEGKGFEFENAIVGGVVPREFIPAVEKGLVESMANGVLAGYPLVDVKAKLYDGSYHDVDSSETAFKIAASLALKEAAKSAQPAILEPMMLVTITAPEDNLGDVMGHVTARRGRVDGMEARGNVQVVRAYVPLAEMFGYATILRSATQGRGTFMMVFDHYEDVPKSVQEEIIKKNHGE; this is encoded by the coding sequence ATGGCTCGCGAATTTTCACTAGCAAAAACTCGTAATATTGGTATCATGGCTCACGTTGATGCCGGTAAAACAACTACAACAGAGCGTATTCTTTACTATACTGGTAAAATCCATAAAATTGGTGAAACTCACGAAGGTGCATCACAAATGGACTGGATGGAGCAGGAACAAGAACGTGGTATTACAATCACATCTGCTGCGACGACTGCACAATGGGACGGTCACCGCGTTAATATCATTGACACACCAGGGCACGTAGACTTCACAATTGAAGTTCAACGTTCACTTCGTGTACTTGATGGAGCAGTTACCGTTCTTGATGCACAATCAGGTGTTGAACCTCAAACCGAAACAGTTTGGCGTCAAGCAACTGAGTACAAAGTTCCACGTATCGTTTTTGCTAACAAAATGGATAAAATCGGTGCTGACTTCCTTTACTCAGTAAGCACACTTCATGATCGTCTTCAAGCTAATGCTCATCCAATTCAATTACCAATTGGTTCTGAAGATGACTTCTCTGGTATCATCGACTTAATCAAAATGAAAGCCGAAATCTATACTAACGATTTAGGTACAGATATCCGTGAGGAAGAAATTCCTGCAGAATATGTAGACCAAGCAAATGAATACCGTGAAAAATTAATTGAAGCAGTTGCAGAAACTGATGAAGAATTAATGATGAAGTACCTTGAAGGTGAAGAAATCACTAATGAAGAACTTGTTGAAGGTATCCGTAAGGCTACTATCAATGTTGAATTCTTCCCAGTTCTTTGTGGTTCAGCTTTCAAAAATAAAGGTGTTCAATTAATGCTTGATGCTGTTATTGACTACCTTCCAAGCCCGCTTGATATCCCTGCAATCAAAGGTGTTAATCCAGACACAGACGAAGAAGAAACACGTCCAGCATCTGATGAAGAGCCGTTTGCAGCTCTTGCCTTCAAGATTATGACTGACCCATTTGTAGGTCGTTTAACCTTCTTCCGTGTTTACTCTGGTATCCTTGAAAGTGGTTCATACGTAATGAACACTTCAAAAAATAAACGTGAACGTATCGGTCGTATCCTTCAAATGCACGCAAACACTCGTAAAGAAATTGAAAAAGTGTATGCTGGAGATATCGCTGCTGCAGTTGGTTTGAAAAACACTACAACTGGTGATTCATTGACTGATGAAAAAGCTAAAGTTATCCTTGAGTCAATTGATGTTCCAGAACCAGTTATTCAATTGATGGTAGAGCCTAAATCAAAAGCTGACCAAGATAAAATGGGTGTTGCTCTTCAAAAACTTGCTGAAGAAGATCCTACTTTCCGTGTTGAAACAAACGTTGAAACTGGTGAAACAGTTATCGCTGGTATGGGTGAGCTTCACTTAGACGTTCTCGTTGACCGTATGAAACGTGAATTTAAGGTGGAAGCAAATGTAGGTGCACCTCAAGTATCTTACCGTGAAACATTCCGTGCTTCAACTCAAGCTCGTGGATTCTTCAAACGCCAATCTGGTGGTAAGGGTCAATTCGGTGATGTTTGGATCGAATTTACACCAAATGAAGAAGGTAAAGGATTTGAGTTTGAAAATGCTATCGTTGGTGGTGTGGTTCCACGTGAATTTATCCCAGCTGTAGAAAAAGGGCTTGTTGAATCAATGGCAAATGGTGTCCTTGCTGGATACCCATTGGTTGACGTAAAAGCTAAACTTTACGATGGTTCATACCACGATGTCGATTCATCAGAAACTGCCTTCAAGATTGCAGCATCACTTGCACTTAAAGAAGCAGCTAAATCAGCTCAACCAGCAATTCTAGAACCTATGATGCTTGTTACCATTACAGCTCCTGAAGATAACCTAGGAGACGTTATGGGACACGTTACAGCTCGTCGTGGACGTGTTGATGGTATGGAAGCTCGTGGTAATGTTCAAGTTGTCCGTGCATATGTTCCACTTGCTGAAATGTTTGGATATGCAACAATCCTTCGTTCTGCTACCCAAGGACGTGGTACATTCATGATGGTATTTGATCATTACGAAGATGTTCCAAAATCTGTACAAGAAGAAATTATCAAAAAAAATCACGGTGAATAA
- the rpsG gene encoding 30S ribosomal protein S7, with translation MSRKNQAPKREVLPDPLYHSKIVTRLINRVMLDGKRGTAATIVYDAFATIKEATGNDALEVFETAMENIMPVLEVRARRVGGSNYQVPVEVRPERRTTLGLRWLVNASRARGEHTMKERLAKEIMDAANNTGASVKKREDTHKMAEANRAFAHFRW, from the coding sequence ATGAGTCGTAAAAATCAAGCGCCTAAGCGTGAAGTATTACCAGATCCATTATATCATTCAAAAATTGTAACACGTCTTATCAACCGTGTTATGCTTGATGGTAAACGTGGTACAGCTGCTACTATCGTATACGATGCTTTTGCAACAATTAAAGAAGCAACAGGAAATGATGCTTTAGAAGTTTTTGAAACAGCAATGGAAAATATCATGCCTGTACTTGAAGTACGTGCACGTCGTGTTGGTGGATCAAACTACCAAGTCCCAGTTGAAGTTCGTCCAGAACGTCGTACAACTTTGGGTCTTCGTTGGTTGGTTAACGCATCACGTGCTCGTGGTGAACACACTATGAAAGAACGTCTTGCAAAAGAAATCATGGATGCCGCTAACAACACAGGTGCGTCAGTTAAGAAACGTGAAGATACTCACAAAATGGCTGAAGCTAACCGTGCCTTTGCACACTTCCGTTGGTAA